In Onychostoma macrolepis isolate SWU-2019 chromosome 06, ASM1243209v1, whole genome shotgun sequence, one DNA window encodes the following:
- the cobll1a gene encoding cordon-bleu protein-like 1: MDPQEDLIDRDITLTVLLPGGQEATATVHGSKPVMDVLVTLCAQHHLIPSDHAIKLISTNQNHVNFKPNSMIGSLEFERVVLQTKGCDNKKKPHVPVATVRLLVNYKKSHKAVARVNPTVPLAELMPTVCEKCEFDPDATILLRTYQSEEPLDLTKTLNDYGIRELYAKEIKVVPNNPADPVLTQGGEEERKSSVKEKNHREKGNKGFFGLFKKNKKTPEQAVIGSAPNSPERNGQCADRVNGVNGHSTLPMVPADMPKKRRAPRPPMMASLSVACGHHTRDFYDLLERDSARKQGQLSRISSTESSLKRTKRRAPPPPCDGHTPSDSDNKVEDAQGDDKSSDKYRARIADHCPAIAKVMSELAESLQARQRRTLSSANSSISQHQLAEDSSTDLFSEHHTPEAELKALSGCQLLRNPSEREGLTTFTVVPQRCQQSRQCFEVPLTLQTPDTAKADQELCPGDPDALEIPTTELLEAVPTEPFINGCKGSDKSKHLPEVLRLQPVEQENQIWTDVESENLELENEEDQYIYPEDMELESSESPLRGLGNLEHLGSTMNNLELKGNWVYPSQPVDKLADRSTIDPKSGPVEQEEMEEHALVETGEEKDWVEEYKERRRKFLVGDNGGLKKFDVWGRIQREFTNNQEERTMQEMDFPSPPPPVYCDDNNGENKQDEENWSKQEIPIYDEDLDQYANLDSKPKYASYLHYSKPKSHSTQTDPNVSSAENICSSNPEPQRTSFLSKSHSSFDPCPPASVSLFALAVFQKAKRSKPGLDPNCSRRRELPMNTHSN, from the exons ATGGATCCCCAAGAAGATCTCATAGACAGGGACATCACTCTGACTGTACTGCTCCCAGGAGGACAGGAGGCCACAGCCACAGTGCATGGCAG TAAACCAGTTATGGATGTTTTGGTTACACTGTGTGCTCAACACCATCTTATTCCATCGGATCATGCCATTAAGCTTATTTCCACAAATCAAAACCACGTCAATTTCAAACCCAACTCCATGATTGGCTCTCTTGAGTTTGAAAGAGTTGTCCTGCAAACTAAAGGATGTGATAACAAGAAAAAACCTCATGTTCCTGTG GCAACAGTTCGTCTTCTGGTAAACTACAAGAAGTCTCATAAAGCAGTAGCACGGGTCAATCCTACAGTGCCGCTGGCTGAGCTGATGCCCACAGTGTGTGAGAAGTGTGAGTTCGACCCTGATGCCACTATCTTACTAAGGACATATCAATCAGAGGAACCTCTGGATCTCACCAAAACACTCAACGACTATGGAATCAGGGAGCTTTATGCCAAAGAAATTAAAg tggtaCCAAACAATCCTGCTGATCCTGTATTAACCCAAG GTGGTGAGGAAGAACGGAAATCCtcagttaaagaaaaaaaccaCAGAGAGAAGGGAAACAAAGGTTTCTTTGGTTTATTCAAGAAGAACAAGAAAACACCTGAGCAG GCTGTGATTGGCAGTGCTCCAAACTCTCCAGAACGGAACGGCCAATGTGCGGACAGGGTGAATGGTGTTAACGGTCACTCAACCTTACCCATGGTCCCTGCCGACATGCCAAAGAAGAGACGAGCTCCACGGCCTCCTATGATGGCGTCCCTAAGTGTCGCCTGTGGGCATCACACCAGAGACTTTTATGACCTATTAGAGCGTGACTCTGCTAGAAAACAG GGTCAGCTCAGTCGTATCTCTTCCACCGAGTCCTCCCTTAAAAGGACTAAACGGAGAGCTCCGCCCCCTCCGTGTGATGGCCATACCCCGTCCGATTCAGATAACAAAG TTGAGGATGCTCAAGGGGATGACAAGAGTTCAGACAAATACAGAGCTCGAATTGCTGACCACTGCCCTGCAATCGCTAAAGTTATGAGTGAACTTGCAGAATCTCTGCAGGCACGACAACGGAGAACGCTATCTTCTGCAAA TTCTTCTATATCCCAGCATCAGCTAGCAGAAGATTCTTCTACAGATTTGTTTTCTGAGCATCACACCCCTGAGGCTGAGCTTAAGGCACTTTCTGGCTGTCAGCTGCTGAGAAACCCCTCTGAGAGAGAAGGTTTGACCACCTTCACCGTGGTTCCCCAGAGATGTCAGCAGAGCAGGCAATGTTTTGAGGTGCCACTAACCTTACAGACACCCGACACTGCTAAAGCCGACCAAGAGCTGTGCCCTGGAGACCCAGATGCACTTGAGATCCCCACCACAGAGCTTTTGGAAGCAGTTCCAACTGAACCTTTTATAAATGGGTGCAAGGGATCAGATAAAAGCAAGCACTTACCAGAGGTTCTACGTCTACAGCCTGTGGAGCAAGAGAATCAAATTTGGACCGATGTAGAGAGTGAGAATTTGGAACTTGAAAATGAAGAGGACCAATATATTTATCCAGAAGACATGGAGCTAGAGAGTTCAGAATCACCCCTGAGAGGCCTTGGTAATCTAGAACATTTAGGCAGTACGATGAATAATCTAGAACTAAAAGGCAATTGGGTTTATCCTTCACAACCAGTTGATAAACTTGCTGACAGGTCAACAATCGATCCAAAGTCAGGTCCTGTGGAGCAAGAGGAGATGGAAGAACATGCTTTGGTGGAAACTGGAGAAGAGAAGGATTGGGTAGAAGAATACAAAGAGAGGAGAAGGAAGTTTCTAGTTGGTGATAATGGTGGTTTGAAAAAATTTGATGTTTGGGGAAGGATTCAAAGAGAATTTACAAACAATCAAGAAGAGAGAACAATGCAAGAAATGGACTTCCCATCACCGCCACCACCTGTCTACTGTGATGACAATAATGGTGAAAATAAACAGGACGAAGAAAACTGGAGTAAGCAGGAAATTCCGATTTATGATGAAGACCTTGACCAATACGCAAACTTAGACTCAAAGCCCAAATATGCATCTTATCTTCACTACTCCAAACCGAAATCCCACTCTACCCAAACTGATCCAAACGTCTCTAGTGCTGAAAACATCTGCAGCTCTAATCCAGAACCTCAAAGAACCTCCTTTTTATCTAAATCTCATTCGAGCTTTGACCCCTGCCCTCCTGCATCAGTGTCTCTTTTCGCCTTGGCTGTATTTCAGAAAGCTAAGCGCTCCAAACCAGGTCTGGATCCCAACTGCTCCAGGAGACGAGAGCTGCCCATGAACACACACA gtAATTGA